A DNA window from Nitrospira sp. contains the following coding sequences:
- a CDS encoding Exodeoxyribonuclease 7 small subunit (MaGe:77309953), protein MAAVKFEQAMARLEAIVGQLEQGDLSLDESLKIFEEGIRLSKNCLKVLEEAERKVEVLVQDANGKKQLRAFSLDDDADSESLES, encoded by the coding sequence GTGGCGGCAGTGAAGTTCGAACAAGCGATGGCTCGGTTGGAAGCGATTGTGGGGCAATTGGAACAAGGCGATCTTTCGCTGGATGAATCGCTCAAGATTTTTGAGGAAGGAATACGCCTCTCGAAAAACTGCTTGAAAGTGCTGGAAGAGGCTGAACGGAAAGTGGAAGTGCTGGTCCAGGATGCAAATGGCAAAAAACAGTTACGGGCATTTTCTCTCGACGATGATGCTGATAGCGAGTCTCTTGAGTCGTAG